The genomic stretch gtccttggtggtctctgagcttggttgctttcttgcagatgtttcatttcctgAGCAGATACGTCGTCAGTGTGAAAAGGTAGAGGgattggaggggagaggaagaggaagaggaggactgtggagtccctggtgctctctgagcttggtggtgttcttgcagatgtttcatgatggaggaagaggaggaggaggagaagaagaaagaggaggaagaagaagaggaggagagatggTAGTCGTGGTTCTTGgtagtctctgagcttggtggtgttcttgcagacgtttcatgatggaggaagagtgggagaagtagaagaagaaagtggaggaagaaaaagaggaggagagatggTAGTCGTGATTCTTGgtagtctctgagcttggtggttttcttgcagacgtttcatgatggaggaggagaagtagaagaagaaagaggaggaagaagaggaggagagatgaTAGCTGTGGTCCTTGgtagtctctgagcttggtggttttcttgcagacgtttcttgacccagctaggtaacaatatcagcactgatggtgttacctagctgcagtaatgaaatgtctccaagacaACAAGCCAGCCCAGAGAGACACCGGATGCCCCGAAGGTAGACTTATTCAGTGAGGACGATGCCGAGACGCCCTTGGCCTTCGGAGCTcagggtgtgggtgggtgtccaTCTCCCCACCtgcccatctttctctctctctcctgccacAGGGGACGTCGCCAACAACAGCAAGGAGAGGGCCCAACGGAGCACCATGCCACGCTCCTTCTCAGCGCCCTACGCCTCGTCCCAAGAGCAGCCTGCCGAGCCGCTGCCCGCCTGCTTCACCCCAGACCCTTTCTTGTACCCCAGCCCCCTGCATGCGGTGGCGCTGCAGAGCCCCTTCTTCCAGAGTCCCCTGTACGAGGACGCCGCCTTCTCCTCGGCTGCTTCCCGGGCCTTGTCCTACCCGGAGGACCCCGATGGCAACTTGGAGGCCTACGGGAACGATTTCCAGCTCTACACGGAGGCGGCTTCGCAGGGCCAGCGGGTGGAGAGCTACATCTCgcgcctcctccgccgccgcagCCAGCTGGTCAGAGGCAGCAAGCCCCGGACGAGCCTCGGCTCGGAACCGCTGGCCAAGGGTGGCGTCGTGCGCCAGAGCAGCCTCTGCAAGCGACCCTCCGATCTGCTCTCTGTGCAGGCTGAACGTAGGCACCCGCTGGCCATGGAGAGGGGCAGCAGCACCCCTTCGCCCTGCGGACACGAGGGGGGCACTGCTGTCACCACCGCCCGTGTCTGGTCTTCGTGGGATGCTGCAGCCGAGAGGACTTTGGTCGCCAAAAGGATGGCGGAGGACTTTCACCCACCACCATCCAGTCTCCGGAAGCCCCCTAAGCTGCAGGCTTTGGCCCAAGGGAGGGCTCCCTCCTTAGACCACTACGACACTGTCTACCCCTCGTCCCCTCTCTTGGACCGGGAAGATGGGTCCTCGCGGGGAAGTGGCCAGGAGCCGGTCTCTTACGAGTCGGAGGAAGGAGGCTGCCTGATGGTCAAAGCCCAGTACATCCCTGCCCAGCAGCCCCCCTGGGCCCAGCAGGCTCACCGGGCCGGCAGGAAGAAGCCCCCACCCCTGACCAAAGGCCGCTCGATGGAACTGTCACCAGAACGGGTCCCTCTGCTGGTGAGGGAACGGCCGCGGGTGGTGGCCCCCGCCAAGAAGTGCCGTTTTACAGACGAGGGGAATGAGGGGTCTGGGAGAAAGGGCAGCGGGAGGAAAAGTTCCCCCAAATCCAAGAAGGCCGCCAGGTCCCAGTCGGAGAACAGCCTCCTGAACAGGTCCAGGCTGAAATACGGGACCGTGGACCGGGAGGAATCAGCGCATAAACAGTCCCGGCAACGTCGGTTGCAGGGAAACGTGGACAGCGGCTACCGCAAGTGGAGCTCGACAGCCGAGATCTCGCAAGAGGAGCTGTCTCCCGGGAGCACCATGGAGCCGCCACGGGGTCAAGAGGGGCCAGGCCCTACAGGGTACACCTATACGGGCAGCGACTCCGAGTGTTCgggcgagccagccaggagggCCCCCGTGTGCCGCCTGGAGGAGGGCCTGGTCGGTGGAGACAGCGATTCCAGCCTGAGTGACGGGGACTCGCCACCGCCGTACAGCAGCGGCGCGTCCAGCGATACGGACGAGAGCGGGGGCCTTGTGTGGCCGCAGCAGCTCTCCCCGCAGCTGGTGTCGGCGTCCGGCCCAGGAAAGGCAACCAGCGGGCAGCCCAAAGTCTTCGTCAAGATCAAGGCCTCTCACGCACTCAAGAAGAAAATCATGCGCTTCCGATCCGGCTCGCTCAAAGTCATGACGACGGTGTAAGGGAGCCCAGTCGGTTCCCGCCACATCCTGTCGGCTCCCCAACTTTCTGCAGGGGGGGCAGAAAGTTCCCCTTGAATGTGTCTCCTCTTCCCTTTCAGGTGCCAGCCTCCAGTTGGTGCCAGGCCAGGGGCTGCTCCGCTTTACGTCTGGGCTGGAAGGcaaaacactggaaaaaaatgacgcGGCCTTggctggaaggaagagagatttgGTCCGTCTTTCGACACACACCCCCCCCgaggccccccccccaccccagctgcACGGAAACTGCTGAGGCTGGCGCTTCCTGGCTGCCCTTCTTGCTAACTCCATCCATTCTAAAAGGGGAGGTATTTATTatggctttctttttcttccttccttccattctcttctttcttttttccccttttcttctttctctctttctttctccttctttctttctcttccttcttgtcttctttccctctttccttccttttctctctctttctttttctttctttcttttctttctctaagtttctttctttgtcttccttccttcctgccttctttcccttctttccttttctttctctctttctttttctttctttctttttctttcttcctgcctgcctgcctttccccctacctccatctttctttttcttttgttcttttctttctctaagtttctttctttctcttccttcctgttttctttcccttctttccttcctccttcctttcttccttccttgctttctttctttctttccttccttccttccttccttcctcctgcctgcttgcctttccccctacctcctcctcctttctttctttttctttctttttcttctttctttttcttgcttttccttcctttcttcctgtcttctttccttccttttctttctttctttctttctttctttctttttctttctttctttctttctttctttctttctttctttctttcgttcattttctttctttctttctttatttctttctttctctttctttctttctttctttgttttttctttctttctttctttctttctttctctttctttctttcactttctttctttctttttcttcctttctttctgtctctttctctttctttctttctttctttctttccttccttttttctttatctttctttatctttctttttctttctttctttctttttcttcctttctttctgtctttctttctttcctcctgcctgcctgcctttccccctacctcctcttcctcctttctttctttttcttcctttctatttcttctttctttttcttgctttttccttccttccttccatccctcagttccttctttctccctccacaactcctcctcctcctcctttcttctttctttcttctctcttctcttccagaCGTTTTTGTTTTGAAACTCTGAACACGGAGCCCACCCTGCCGATCTTGTATACAGATATTTCTTCTCACCGTGTAAATAAAAATCTATGGTTTTGTTCGTCTGTGTTTCCGTTGAAAAGCTGCTTGAATGAATCTTTGGCTCGGCTACCTGCGTCCCAAAAGGAGCATTTCAAAAACCAACTCTTCAAAAGCCACGTTtaaaacaaaagaaggaaaaaaaacctgcttgCAGAGAGTATCTGTCTTACCTCCTGGCCCTCCCTGGAAGTATCTCTCGCCTCCGGGTTGACCTCCTAAATGTTTGGGCTCAAAGGGGGCACCTCGGACCCCAAAGGTCTCCGGTGATTGATCTCCACTTCAAGCCGGAGGGACGTGAACTTCCTGTGTAGCCCATAAAACTGCAGCAGGCCGAATCTTCATTGGGGGCCCTGCAGATCCCGCCTAAGGTTCATCCACTCGCACCGAAGTTGGGAACTCCCCGAGGGCTCAACTCCCAGCT from Thamnophis elegans isolate rThaEle1 chromosome 12, rThaEle1.pri, whole genome shotgun sequence encodes the following:
- the DACT3 gene encoding dapper homolog 3; translation: MEQQLGLLRLYGNEKKCGEAIETDSWPSSGFHEGQQSAVASDSPASGFEDSSPSIPSASGSYSRIGHLESRLGYSNERPKSVGDVANNSKERAQRSTMPRSFSAPYASSQEQPAEPLPACFTPDPFLYPSPLHAVALQSPFFQSPLYEDAAFSSAASRALSYPEDPDGNLEAYGNDFQLYTEAASQGQRVESYISRLLRRRSQLVRGSKPRTSLGSEPLAKGGVVRQSSLCKRPSDLLSVQAERRHPLAMERGSSTPSPCGHEGGTAVTTARVWSSWDAAAERTLVAKRMAEDFHPPPSSLRKPPKLQALAQGRAPSLDHYDTVYPSSPLLDREDGSSRGSGQEPVSYESEEGGCLMVKAQYIPAQQPPWAQQAHRAGRKKPPPLTKGRSMELSPERVPLLVRERPRVVAPAKKCRFTDEGNEGSGRKGSGRKSSPKSKKAARSQSENSLLNRSRLKYGTVDREESAHKQSRQRRLQGNVDSGYRKWSSTAEISQEELSPGSTMEPPRGQEGPGPTGYTYTGSDSECSGEPARRAPVCRLEEGLVGGDSDSSLSDGDSPPPYSSGASSDTDESGGLVWPQQLSPQLVSASGPGKATSGQPKVFVKIKASHALKKKIMRFRSGSLKVMTTV